In Macrobrachium rosenbergii isolate ZJJX-2024 chromosome 48, ASM4041242v1, whole genome shotgun sequence, one DNA window encodes the following:
- the LOC136831011 gene encoding uncharacterized protein, whose amino-acid sequence MRHQYFHLTDTLQLFQHRWQTEYLSSLQERHNFGVGPKFSLSVGDIVLVKLDNRKRSHWPLGRIVAIYPDDDGVVHSVNVLYEGEKSLRPHDVFVEHIIPLEMSACEDNEGEENDDNEHIDKVNEEEDTSHSVGVDEGESVGSC is encoded by the coding sequence ATGCGTCATCAGTATTTCCATCTCACTGACACCCTTCAACTGTTTCAACATCGGTGGCAGACAGAGTATTTGAGTTCATTGCAGGAGAGGCACAACTTCGGTGTGGGACCTAAATTTTCACTGAGTGTTGGAGACATTGTGTTGGTGAAACTCGACAATAGAAAACGGAGTCACTGGCCATTGGGTAGAATTGTTGCCATCTATCCAGATGACGATGGAGTCGTGCACTCCGTTAATGTACTCTATGAAGGGGAAAAATCTTTGCGACCACATGATGTGTTTGTTGAACACATCATTCCCCTAGAAATGAGTGCGTGCGAGGATAATGAGGGTGaagagaatgatgataatgaacacATCGATAAAGTGAATGAGGAGGAGGACACCTCACACAGTGTGGGAGTTGATGAAGGAGAAAGTGTAGGTTCTTGCTAG